The following proteins come from a genomic window of Brevibacillus antibioticus:
- a CDS encoding acetyltransferase: protein MRSYIVLGGGGHAKVLMEILRLRGLDVLGYTDPHSSVPIGDSQCLGNDDLVESYSPETILLVNGLGSVGDNRKRKQIFESWKEKGYSFATVIHPSAILSPDVVLGEGVQVMAGVIIQTGTKIGVNSIVNTRATIDHDAKIGHHAHIAPGAILSGNVTVQDGAHLGTGVTVIQGVSIGKNSIVGAGAVVVKDVEENVTVAGVPARRL from the coding sequence TACTTATGGAGATCTTGCGGTTAAGAGGGCTTGATGTGCTTGGTTATACCGATCCCCACTCATCGGTACCAATAGGTGATTCACAATGTCTGGGTAACGATGACCTTGTAGAAAGTTATTCACCAGAAACAATCCTCTTGGTCAATGGACTGGGGTCAGTTGGGGACAATCGGAAGCGGAAGCAGATATTCGAATCATGGAAAGAAAAGGGCTACTCTTTCGCTACAGTTATTCATCCATCAGCTATTCTTTCTCCAGACGTGGTCCTGGGAGAAGGGGTGCAGGTCATGGCTGGTGTGATCATACAGACGGGTACAAAGATTGGTGTCAATTCAATTGTCAACACACGTGCAACGATTGATCACGATGCGAAGATCGGGCATCATGCTCACATTGCTCCAGGCGCTATATTGTCAGGAAATGTAACAGTCCAAGATGGTGCTCATCTAGGGACAGGTGTAACCGTCATCCAGGGTGTATCGATCGGGAAAAACAGCATAGTAGGGGCAGGAGCTGTAGTCGTAAAAGATGTTGAAGAGAATGTCACGGTGGCCGGAGTCCCTGCACGAAGGCTGTGA
- a CDS encoding nucleotidyltransferase family protein, whose amino-acid sequence MVNWRDLLVSPNTPILNTLEIIDRNARQIALVADESGRLLGTVTDGDIRRGLLKGKALEDPTSTIMNPFPTVASPYDSRENILALMKIKQIHQIPIVDEDGKIVQVEMLNDLLRPTKKDNWVVLMAGGLGTRLYPLTHDCPKPLLKVGNKPLLETILQSFIEQGFHKFYISVNYKAEMIQDYFGDGSQWGVTIHYLQEKESLGTAGALSLLPELPKDPFFVMNGDLLTKVNFDQLLDFHKTYQAQATMCVREYDHQIPYGVVTLEKQKLVAMEEKPTQRFFVNAGIYVLSPGALKNIPHNRYLDMPSLFEQLMKEEQQTIAFPIREYWLDIGRMADFERANMEFAEVFG is encoded by the coding sequence TTGGTGAACTGGAGAGACCTATTGGTATCACCGAATACGCCTATCCTCAATACGCTTGAAATAATTGATAGAAATGCTCGTCAAATTGCCTTGGTGGCGGATGAGAGCGGAAGACTCCTAGGAACGGTTACAGATGGAGATATCCGACGTGGATTGTTAAAGGGTAAAGCTCTAGAAGATCCGACCTCAACGATCATGAACCCTTTTCCAACTGTTGCTTCTCCTTATGATTCTCGTGAGAACATACTTGCACTAATGAAAATCAAGCAGATTCATCAAATTCCTATTGTAGACGAGGATGGCAAGATTGTTCAGGTAGAGATGCTCAATGATTTATTGCGCCCTACCAAAAAAGATAACTGGGTAGTACTAATGGCTGGGGGACTTGGAACAAGACTTTATCCTCTTACACATGACTGCCCCAAGCCATTATTAAAAGTGGGAAATAAACCTTTATTGGAGACCATTTTGCAAAGTTTCATCGAGCAGGGTTTCCACAAGTTTTATATCTCTGTTAATTACAAGGCTGAAATGATCCAGGATTACTTTGGTGACGGTAGTCAATGGGGTGTTACCATTCACTATCTGCAGGAAAAAGAATCCTTGGGAACTGCGGGGGCACTCAGTTTATTGCCGGAACTACCGAAAGATCCTTTTTTTGTTATGAATGGTGATTTGTTGACGAAAGTGAATTTCGATCAGCTTCTCGACTTTCACAAGACCTATCAAGCTCAAGCAACGATGTGTGTGAGGGAATACGATCACCAGATTCCATATGGAGTTGTTACTTTAGAAAAACAAAAGCTTGTAGCTATGGAGGAAAAGCCAACTCAGCGCTTTTTTGTAAACGCAGGTATATATGTCCTGAGTCCAGGTGCTCTAAAGAATATTCCGCATAACCGGTATTTGGACATGCCCAGCCTGTTTGAGCAGTTGATGAAAGAAGAGCAACAAACAATAGCCTTCCCAATACGCGAATACTGGCTAGATATTGGACGTATGGCTGATTTCGAGCGAGCAAATATGGAATTTGCGGAGGTATTCGGATGA